From the Asterias amurensis chromosome 1, ASM3211899v1 genome, the window ACTGAAGGCATGATGCTGGGCAAAAACTTTCCAATTAGAATTTGGGATCATctccttagatttagaattatGAATAACCTAAAAGTTATGCGGTTCATGATCATGACTCAGTTTGACGAAAACGGGGCAAACCTCACACCATAGACACACACAGTGTTCTACAttctacacatacatgtattgaaaTTTGTATTGCTGGAGTAGGCTAGATTTGTGTTTTTACTTCAAACATCACTCATCAAACTGCAGTGTTGTTCCTAGTAAGGAGCTAGGAtaataattatatcaaaatCAAGAccatccatgtacatgtatgtagtaaaACTATAGGCTATTTTAGGCAGCTACCACTGTGTAGACTGCACTACCTACACctaggagtccaacctgggctaattACCTACACTGTATACAGTGTATGTACGCAGCCGGTTAGACTTGCACGTACTTGCAATAAAAACTCTAAACTAACTTAGACTTCAATGTTAGAGTTTTTATTGCAAGTACGTGCCACTTGTGACCATATCTGACTTCCTTCCTACACATTAAAAACAACTTACGATAATTCGGTTTGAATGTCCACACTTTGCCGAGTTTCCAAACCCTCTACTCAGCCAATGTGTCACCCCCTTGGACGGTTGATCACTTTCTTCTTGTTGTTTGGCACGTGTGTGTTGGAATCGGTTGATGAGGGTTTGTTTACACCACCGACGCTATAGAGGGCGCCCTTGCGTTTTCACGGACCTCCCAATCATCTGCGGGTGCCACCTGTTGTCCACAAAGTAAACTCCCTGTGCAACCAACACTAAATGCTGAATATTAAAAAACACTAATAACATTGTTTAAAGTCTCTCAACCTCTTGAAATCAATCAAATGTATTTTcagacaactaaacttcagGGAGGTCAGCCgattttgtcttcttctaaTTACCCCAGAAAAACGTAGCGGTGTTGTCTGTTTCCAACCGACTTGCGCTGCCAGTTGTCATGAAGCACTCCTCCACTCCCAATCCAAATAGAACCAATTTTTAAGCCTACACAGTTCCCTCAAGGACAGAAACCTCATGTTCTTTAAGATGGCGGTTTGTTTCCCCTTCAGCATCCGATTTGGTTACAGTATTTTGCAGTAGTGAAAAGGAATACTAAAGGCACCATCACATTAATTTTCTAAGCTTGATTTATTTTAGCGTGCGGCGGGGAGGGGGTAAAGGGGGGGGTActgtaatgttttcttttgctaCGTACAATAATAGGAAATGTATTCAAATATTAATCgattaaaatttgatttcaaatcaACCATTTCAATCGATCAATATCCGGGTGATCAttgtataatattaataaacaagAGATACacatcaatttttaattgtttagtTGTACTCCATCCAAACAGCCCCATGGCCCACTGGCAAAGGCGCTCTCACATCATGTTAGTACCAAACCAAAATTCGTATTACTTTGAAATGAAGGCAACCGTTTATCAACGTCATAGCTCTTCATGCATCCACGACTTTCttaaaaatgggctgaaatgtTACAAAGGAAAAGCTACATTATCCCGCCTCGTTGATCAACATCCATTAATGTGATGTTGAGTAATGAGTTACACTGCTGAATTAGCTAATGGCTTTAGTTGTAGGAGGTTTCAAGGCAGGTAACGGCATTGTTGTTGAATCTCTTTCATATAGATCGATATAGTACTCCCTTCAAAGTTGAGTTGCTGTACTTTAATCACTATCATGATTATGGCTTCAATAAACTACAAAGAGCCTATTGTGGTGCTCAGGTAATTATGTTTAATCCTAAACCGAAATGCCactaattggggggggggggggggggtggcgacATAAACTCCTACGGTACACCAAAGCATAATACTCCCTTCAAAGTTGAGTTGCTAAATTACCTAACGGATCACAGCTTCAATAAACCAAACAAAGAGCCAATTTGGATGCCTCGTAAAAAGACTACAATTTTATTAGTTTCTTGGCTTACAGCGCCTAGATTAATGATTGAGCTAACAATTTCCTCTTATTGGTATGCAATAACGTCTTTCAGACCAACGTGCTTTAATCATTCTAAACTCAAGTTAGCTCCAATTCTACGACTGAgaataatttttataaaaattacgAAAtaccaaattcaaataattttaagGCAACAATTTTGAACCAACAGCAACAAATTAACCAATGTTTTTCCCACTGCATTTAAAGCTTGTTATTGCTTTGAATGTGattattaaataaattgaaCGAGATCTTCTAATGTTTAAATGGTGCATATAACCATACAAGCAAACATCGCATAGAATTGTGCAAAAGTAACAGCGAATCcaggcactggactctattggtactcaaaataaatgttagcataaaaacttaatttgcAACGAAAAATTGAGGGATGttgataatatgaaacattgtgagaatggctccgtctgaagtaagAGAACGgtatagttttgagaaagaaatattttcttactgaattcgagacctcagctgaggtcacgaagtcaaggcatctgaaagcacacaacttgtgcgacaacggtgttttttcttccattattctcttgcatctttgatgaccaattgagcccaaatttttacacaGATATTTTGTGGATGCAAAattgtgggatacaccaagtgagaatactggtctttgacaattattaccaaaggtttctATAATGCCGTTATAGATTCATGGATCGGCTCGTGCAGCAATGGTTAATCAGTTAATCGGTTAACCGCTCGCTGAATGTTTAATCGGTTATCTTGTTAATTGTTTCAGTTCAAACCGCTCTCTTAATGTTAATCGATGATTATTAGTTAATAGTTAATATTCCGGCGGTTACTGATATCAAAGAGCTGTTCTGTAGTTCCGATTTCAAATCATTATGCGTCCGTTCTTGATACGAATAATCCATTTGGCCCAAGAACAAGGGTTCGCGTACTTCAGttaattgttgtttataaattaATGTCCCGCCCAAATTTCAGTGTCATCGGTTGCTTAACTTTATATAGTTAAGTATATTATAATAAGCAGGGAAGATTGCCTTAGCACTCGATCCTAACCGGACCTTTAATATACATGTTCTGCTGACGCTTCCATGCTTGAACAAGCTATTACAGAGCCTCCTTCAGGTTCAATGCATCTTCATCGCGTTTCAACTTGAAATCTTTCAGGTATTTTACAAATGAATCTCCTCGTTTCCGTACAACTCTTGTCATTCCACATTGAAGTATCAAACATCTCGACGCAATCCTCTTCACCACTGTTATTTGGTTCTCCCGGGGCCCAGTTGGTGTAGTTCCCGGCAGGGCTGCCATCGATCCAGACGAAGGAACCCGTGGATAAATCACGTCCGTAGCCGAGCCATGTGTACCGAAACGCCCCTCCGTTCATCGGTGTGGCAAGCTCGACAAGGAAATCATTTTCCTCTTGGCTCATAATGGACGCCAGATGAGATGGTCTGCCAAGGCGTGACAAACTCTGACAGTAC encodes:
- the LOC139948472 gene encoding alpha-N-acetylgalactosamine-specific lectin-like — translated: MAANFTVFSILVALLQSHFLIVSPCMSCISPWTSFGNHCYLLVTDAKTFDGAELYCQSLSRLGRPSHLASIMSQEENDFLVELATPMNGGAFRYTWLGYGRDLSTGSFVWIDGSPAGNYTNWAPGEPNNSGEEDCVEMFDTSMWNDKSCTETRRFICKIPERFQVETR